One genomic segment of Brassica napus cultivar Da-Ae chromosome A3, Da-Ae, whole genome shotgun sequence includes these proteins:
- the LOC111214027 gene encoding UDP-glycosyltransferase 87A2-like: protein MDPTDSHPLRFRHVVAMPWPGRGHINPMMNLCKRLVLRDPNLTVTFVVTEEWLGLIGSDPIPDRIHFATLPNLIPSELVRANDFIGFVNAVHATLEVPFEQLLDRLNSPPPTAIIADTYVLWAVRVGERRNIPVASLWTMSATILSLFLHSDLLISHGHALFQPSESKEEEIVDYIPGLPPTKLRDLPPLFKDYQVFKKCELCFDELRRAKCLLFTTAYDLEPAAIDFLTAKLDIPVYATGPLIPFEKLSEGSQPDYIRWLDEQPECSVLYVSQGSFLSVSEAQMDEIVAGVKESGVRFLWVARGGESKLNKAFEGSSGVVVSWCDQLRVLCHVAVGGFWSHCGFNSTLEGMYSGVPMLAFPLFWDQILNGKMIVEDWRVGIRIERTKKAEVLIGRDEVEEVVKRLMDRESEDGKEMRRRACDLSEICRGAVEEVGSSNANIDHFIRDIKQIKIYDTRKQLLSGDSINR from the exons ATGGATCCAACTGATTCTCACCCACTCAGATTCCGCCACGTGGTGGCCATGCCTTGGCCCGGAAGAGGCCACATCAACCCGATGATGAACCTCTGCAAACGCCTCGTCCTCCGCGACCCCAACCTCACCGTCACCTTCGTCGTCACCGAAGAATGGCTCGGGCTCATCGGATCCGACCCGATACCCGACCGGATCCACTTCGCCACTCTCCCCAATCTCATCCCTTCCGAGCTCGTCCGCGCCAACGACTTCATCGGCTTCGTCAACGCCGTCCACGCCACGCTGGAGGTCCCGTTCGAACAGCTTCTTGACCGCCTCAACTCGCCGCCTCCGACGGCGATCATCGCCGACACTTACGTCCTATGGGCGGTGCGCGTCGGAGAACGGAGGAATATTCCGGTTGCTTCTCTCTGGACCATGTCCGCCACGATTCTCTCCCTCTTCCTTCACTCCGACCTGCTCATAAGTCACGGACATGCTCTGTTCCAACCTTCAG AATCAAAAGAAGAGGAGATCGTTGACTACATCCCCGGTTTACCTCCGACGAAGCTCCGGGATCTACCGCCGTTATTCAAGGACTACCAAGTCTTCAAGAAATGCGAGTTGTGTTTCGACGAGCTCCGGAGAGCTAAGTGTCTTCTCTTCACTACCGCATATGATCTCGAACCTGCAGCCATAGACTTCTTAACCGCCAAGCTCGATATCCCGGTTTACGCTACCGGCCCATTAATACCCTTTGAGAAACTCTCCGAGGGCAGCCAACCGGATTACATCCGGTGGCTTGACGAGCAACCGGAATGCTCTGTTCTATACGTTTCGCAAGGGAGTTTTCTCTCGGTTTCTGAAGCTCAGATGGATGAGATAGTGGCAGGAGTCAAGGAGAGCGGAGTCCGGTTCCTTTGGGTGGCTCGTGGGGGCGAGTCGAAGCTGAATAAGGCCTTTGAAGGAAGCTCGGGTGTAGTGGTGAGCTGGTGCGACCAGCTTCGCGTGCTGTGCCACGTGGCTGTAGGTGGGTTTTGGAGTCATTGCGGGTTTAACTCGACTTTGGAAGGGATGTATTCAGGGGTGCCGATGCTGGCGTTTCCTTTGTTTTGGGATCAGATTCTGAATGGGAAGATGATTGTTGAGGATTGGAGGGTTGGGATTAGGATCGAGAGGACGAAGAAGGCGGAGGTTTTGATAGGAAGAGACGAGGTCGAGGAAGTAGTGAAGAGGTTAATGGATAGAGAGAGTGAAGACGGAAAGGAGATGAGAAGAAGAGCTTGTGACCTCAGTGAGATATGTCGAGGGGCGGTTGAGGAAGTGGGGTCGTCTAATGCTAACATCGACCATTTCATAAGggatattaaacaaataaaaatatatgatacgAGAAAGCAGTTACTCTCAGGAGATAGTATAAATAGATGA
- the LOC106347800 gene encoding LOB domain-containing protein 12-like: protein MNTCEHQPSSFSTKPSKTYYKYTPLKLSPFNSKLCFLPSIFSNFQKTSNFETYGEIVIKVDMGGPGSSPCASCKLLRRRCAKECIFAPYFPPDDPHKFAIVHKVFGASNVSKMLQELPVHQRADAVNSLVFEANARVRDPVYGCVGAISYLQNQVTQLQMQLAVAQTEILCIQMQHEPTLQSHHEVFELDQDDKAHLLHSNNNSINNCNNNYNLAYAMSSGQLNSNFASPSSIIQMQMQDPLKQESLWT, encoded by the exons ATGAACACATGTGAACACCAACCTAGCTCGTTCTCCACAAAGCCTTCAAAAACCTATTATAAATACACACCTCTCAAACTCTCTCCCTTCAACTCTAAGCTTTGCTTTCTTCCTTCTATATTCTCAAACTTCCAGAAAACCTCAAACTTCGAGACGTACGGTGAGATCGTGATCAAAGTAGACATGGGAGGTCCAGGATCATCACCATGTGCTTCGTGTAAGCTTCTTCGAAGACGCTGTGCCAAGGAATGTATCTTTGCACCTTATTTCCCTCCTGATGATCCTCATAAATTCGCCATTGTTCATAAGGTCTTCGGGGCAAGCAACGTCAGCAAAATGTTGCAG GAGCTACCGGTTCATCAAAGAGCTGACGCGGTGAATAGTCTGGTTTTCGAAGCAAACGCACGAGTTAGAGATCCGGTATATGGCTGCGTAGGAGCAATCTCCTACTTACAAAATCAAGTCACCCAGCTTCAAATGCAACTAGCAGTGGCTCAAACCGAGATTCTCTGCATCCAAATGCAACACGAGCCAACTTTACAATCTCATCACGAAGTATTTGAACTAGACCAAGACGACAAAGCTCACTTGCTACACAGCAACAATAACAGCATCAATAACTGCAACAACAACTATAACTTGGCCTATGCAATGTCTTCTGGGCAGTTGAACTCTAATTTTGCTTCTCCAAGCAGTATAATACAGATGCAAATGCAAGACCCTCTTAAGCAAGAATCTCTTTGGACTTGA
- the LOC111199690 gene encoding putative defensin-like protein 271 yields the protein MASSKLYFVALLIIASVFIDVQSTRIMDAWSDCDFRGPCKKKEDCYDRCEVDRPPFNNAICVPFGRSRQCCCILS from the exons ATGGCATCATCGAAACTTTACTTTGTTGCTCTTTTAATCATTGCTTCAGTTTTCATTGATGTTCAATCCACTC GAATTATGGATGCTTGGTCGGATTGTGATTTCAGAGGACCTTgtaagaagaaagaagattgTTATGATAGATGTGAAGTGGACAGACCACCTTTTAATAATGCTATATGTGTACCTTTCGGACGCAGTCGTCAATGTTGTTGTATTTTATCGTGA